In a genomic window of Allomeiothermus silvanus DSM 9946:
- a CDS encoding phage portal protein, which yields MSQRFDVTGQSVGWAEPPPLELRLSPDAATNPRIEESLASLTAFEATPIPWPLDPATLIDVWYGSPWLGAIGRLLGDALASANYDLEPAPRRPDGTRLGRGSGQTPHDERQYDQGMAWLEREDLGQDGLSLYSLPELARTLALHLDQTGNAFVEVVRDRAGRGPIRLAVLLPQFVSYVIRREDGIAKPMLYQLDPYWGQQWFIPFGTRLPGAPEREYLHQRLPNSVSNVYGLPPWIEARQSVEVDNAHRAYLRGFFRSHAAPRWLVEITQDPSWTGPQPAQEQVDQVRALIVNYLSANAGEMAGRNLVLSYPGGILLRATPMDQKIDDPTFGTTAKNARDEIMAVRHVSLINLGLPEGGYRATADQQSDNFDRQVLEPFAAPLLAMFNRVLRTPPPSGLGITDYRLVAEFRDVDILQQRIEAVIKAAGRPVLSGDEARELLGYEPRGDDEVLVPAGLVPAGSLVPPPGPDDGSPE from the coding sequence GGCCAGCCTCACTGCTTTTGAGGCCACCCCCATCCCCTGGCCGCTGGACCCCGCTACCCTGATCGACGTTTGGTACGGGAGCCCCTGGCTGGGGGCCATCGGGCGGCTATTAGGGGACGCTCTGGCATCGGCCAATTACGACCTCGAGCCCGCCCCTCGCCGCCCCGACGGTACCCGGTTGGGCCGGGGGTCAGGGCAGACCCCCCACGATGAACGGCAGTACGACCAGGGCATGGCTTGGCTGGAGCGCGAGGACCTGGGCCAGGACGGGCTCAGTCTCTACAGCCTGCCCGAGCTAGCGCGCACCCTAGCGCTGCACCTGGACCAGACCGGCAACGCTTTCGTGGAGGTGGTGCGCGACCGGGCCGGTAGGGGCCCGATCCGGCTCGCGGTTTTGCTCCCGCAGTTCGTGAGCTACGTGATCCGCCGGGAAGACGGCATCGCTAAGCCGATGCTCTACCAGCTCGATCCCTACTGGGGCCAGCAGTGGTTCATTCCCTTTGGCACCCGCCTTCCGGGTGCGCCCGAGCGCGAGTACCTCCATCAACGCCTCCCCAACAGCGTGAGCAACGTCTACGGGCTGCCCCCCTGGATCGAGGCCCGGCAGAGCGTGGAGGTGGACAACGCCCACCGCGCCTACTTGCGGGGGTTTTTCCGCTCTCACGCGGCCCCACGCTGGCTGGTCGAAATCACCCAGGACCCAAGCTGGACCGGCCCCCAACCGGCGCAAGAGCAGGTGGACCAGGTACGGGCCCTCATCGTCAACTACCTCTCGGCCAACGCCGGGGAGATGGCCGGGCGGAACCTAGTGCTCTCCTACCCCGGGGGAATCCTGCTGCGGGCCACCCCGATGGATCAAAAGATCGATGATCCCACCTTCGGGACCACCGCCAAAAACGCCCGCGACGAGATCATGGCGGTGCGCCACGTGAGCCTCATCAATCTGGGGCTTCCCGAGGGCGGCTACCGGGCTACCGCCGATCAGCAATCCGACAACTTCGACCGGCAGGTACTCGAGCCCTTCGCGGCCCCCCTGCTGGCGATGTTCAACCGGGTGTTGCGCACCCCGCCGCCCTCTGGGCTGGGCATTACCGACTACCGGCTGGTGGCCGAGTTCCGCGATGTGGACATCCTTCAGCAGCGCATCGAGGCAGTGATTAAGGCTGCAGGGCGCCCCGTGCTCAGCGGCGACGAGGCCCGTGAGCTGCTGGGCTACGAGCCGCGCGGGGACGACGAGGTGCTAGTGCCCGCCGGGCTGGTCCCGGCGGGCAGTTTGGTCCCCCCACCCGGCCCCGATGATGGCAGCCCGGAATAG
- a CDS encoding RNA-guided endonuclease InsQ/TnpB family protein, whose product MSLLSVRCKLIPDASTAEKLTRTVNQFANACNYTLQVARRDNLWNKFALQRAVYRELRERFGLSANLAVRAIARVGKRKGHKVGGFKATSVDYDQRILSVNLDTEVVSLSTVDGRVKVPMQIAGYQRHLLRTAKSIQGGQLVRGRDSWYVHLWCEYDDPPAMTPNGFLGVDLGIVNIATDSDGETYSGSHLNSVRHRHRRLRRKLQKKGTKGAKRRLKKLSGKEARFSNHTNHALSKRIVAKAQRTGRGIAIEDLGGIRDRVRLRRPQRAALHSWAFFDLGQKLRYKAERAGVVLVQVDPRNTSRTCPACGHCEKLNRVSQAQFVCRSCGLVGHADHFAAVNIAVRGWAAVNRPYLGEAESAIRHNPVPGSPRL is encoded by the coding sequence ATGTCCCTCCTGTCCGTGCGTTGCAAACTGATACCCGACGCGAGTACGGCCGAGAAGCTGACCCGCACGGTGAACCAGTTCGCGAATGCCTGTAACTACACCCTCCAAGTCGCAAGGCGGGACAACCTGTGGAACAAGTTCGCCCTGCAACGTGCGGTCTACCGGGAGCTTCGGGAGCGGTTCGGCCTCAGCGCCAACCTCGCGGTGCGGGCCATCGCTCGGGTGGGCAAGCGCAAAGGCCACAAAGTGGGCGGCTTCAAGGCTACCAGCGTGGACTACGACCAGCGCATCCTCTCGGTCAACCTGGACACCGAAGTGGTCAGCCTCTCCACCGTGGACGGGCGGGTGAAAGTCCCCATGCAGATTGCGGGGTATCAGCGCCACCTTTTGCGAACCGCCAAAAGCATCCAGGGCGGTCAACTGGTCAGGGGGCGGGACTCCTGGTACGTCCACCTGTGGTGCGAGTACGACGACCCGCCCGCCATGACCCCAAACGGCTTTCTCGGGGTTGACCTCGGCATCGTGAACATCGCCACCGATTCGGACGGAGAGACCTACTCCGGCTCCCACCTCAACTCGGTTCGCCACCGCCACCGGAGGCTCAGGAGGAAGTTGCAGAAGAAAGGCACCAAGGGGGCCAAGCGCCGCCTGAAGAAGCTCTCGGGCAAGGAGGCCCGCTTTTCCAACCATACAAACCACGCGCTCAGCAAGCGCATTGTCGCCAAGGCCCAACGCACCGGGAGGGGTATCGCCATCGAGGATTTGGGTGGCATCCGCGACCGGGTACGGCTCAGACGGCCTCAACGGGCGGCCTTGCATAGCTGGGCGTTCTTCGACCTGGGCCAGAAGCTTCGGTACAAGGCTGAACGGGCGGGAGTCGTTCTGGTCCAGGTTGACCCCCGCAACACTTCCCGCACCTGCCCGGCCTGCGGGCACTGCGAGAAGCTCAACCGCGTTTCGCAGGCACAGTTCGTCTGTCGGTCGTGCGGCCTCGTTGGGCACGCAGACCACTTCGCAGCCGTGAACATTGCCGTTCGCGGCTGGGCCGCTGTAAACCGGCCATACCTGGGGGAAGCGGAGAGTGCTATCCGGCATAATCCTGTCCCTGGAAGCCCCCGGCTTTAG
- a CDS encoding transposase family protein encodes MKTASIPSPLPYLAQIPDPREYLKTQHRWQDLLLICLMAVGSGRHNILAVSQWVQDQRRFLLDEVHIRTRRGERKLPGQATLYRLFWSLSKDLQPLQKALLSWAREVLKALGKEGDEPLPVAVDGKHLRGTRCAWRGEEALVFLSALVQGLGLSLGSQAIADGEAAAAQGLVVHMEGLGVDWVLTGDAALCTQELAAVVVEQKGGICSASKGTRQSSRN; translated from the coding sequence ATGAAAACTGCTTCCATTCCCTCTCCGTTGCCATACCTAGCCCAGATACCCGATCCCCGCGAGTACCTGAAGACCCAGCATCGCTGGCAAGACCTGCTGCTGATCTGCTTGATGGCGGTGGGCTCGGGACGGCACAATATCCTGGCCGTCAGCCAGTGGGTGCAAGACCAGCGACGCTTCTTGCTGGACGAGGTCCATATCCGTACCCGCCGGGGTGAGCGCAAACTACCCGGGCAAGCCACCCTCTACCGCCTCTTTTGGTCCTTGAGCAAGGACCTACAACCCTTGCAAAAGGCCTTACTATCCTGGGCTCGGGAGGTACTCAAGGCCCTGGGCAAGGAGGGCGATGAACCCTTGCCCGTAGCCGTGGACGGTAAACACCTCCGGGGCACCCGGTGTGCTTGGCGAGGGGAAGAGGCGCTGGTCTTTTTGTCGGCGTTGGTTCAGGGGCTGGGGCTCTCCTTGGGGAGCCAGGCGATTGCCGACGGTGAGGCAGCGGCGGCGCAGGGACTGGTGGTACACATGGAGGGGCTGGGGGTGGACTGGGTACTGACGGGGGATGCGGCCTTGTGCACCCAGGAGTTGGCGGCAGTGGTGGTGGAGCAAAAGGGGGGTATCTGTTCAGCGTCAAAGGGAACCAGGCAGAGCTCAAGGAACTGA
- a CDS encoding phage major capsid protein, producing the protein MDPDLLRQALADLEAGRFEVSAAATLSREEVARRARAHLERHTALGIGMRTTEENMEQTQSQAPTQERSQQVDLNINLDFRTPAERAAGVAETPAERAAREQRERQQPTAPNPAERWLQARSAQLEAEGTPSAQAEAQARQELEQNPELAQRLAEAGREPTVEERAARAAAQAVTEALSRLPEPPLALVTDGGISVRSRRPTSDELLSEIFARSVIPQLQRRQPTPTERQEIDNILRRNGLDVRAITVEANGTVIYNELARQFVVRPEPDIIARNHWASVPMGGTNKRTFPRFDRGGISHTWGRTSTTAITESDPTLDTFEVEVTELNSKVPVPDSFSLFNAQGPSFIQRVLLPAMRGAAQYEEDRAFFLSNGVSPNPTKIIGLRNKTGVTVVASSANGDAFTQDILTSLLRAMPVRYRNDTSRLAYYLPVALADDYGDILAARQTSGGDTWLQRFANQPGPMPIGVHRGIPIYSVSHLPTNETQGTSSNAATIYLVHRDIPVIGDALSIRIEPYRRENFIDVLQLQGFVGLGYQWPDAIVRRSGVLPKV; encoded by the coding sequence GTGGACCCGGACCTGCTGAGGCAAGCCCTGGCTGATCTCGAGGCCGGGCGCTTCGAGGTATCCGCCGCCGCAACCCTATCCCGCGAGGAGGTGGCACGCCGCGCTCGAGCCCACCTGGAACGGCACACGGCCCTAGGCATCGGTATGCGTACTACGGAGGAAAACATGGAACAAACCCAATCCCAGGCTCCTACCCAGGAGCGCAGCCAGCAGGTTGACCTCAACATCAACCTGGACTTTCGCACCCCCGCCGAGCGCGCCGCCGGCGTGGCCGAGACCCCCGCCGAGCGCGCCGCCCGTGAGCAGCGCGAGCGCCAGCAGCCCACCGCCCCCAACCCCGCCGAGCGCTGGCTTCAGGCCCGCTCCGCCCAACTCGAGGCCGAGGGCACCCCGTCAGCCCAGGCCGAGGCCCAGGCCCGGCAGGAGCTCGAGCAAAACCCCGAGCTGGCCCAGCGGCTGGCCGAGGCGGGCCGTGAGCCCACCGTCGAGGAGCGCGCCGCCCGCGCGGCCGCTCAGGCCGTGACCGAGGCCCTGTCCCGCCTGCCCGAGCCCCCGTTGGCGCTGGTTACCGACGGCGGCATCTCGGTGCGCTCGCGGCGCCCCACCAGCGATGAGCTGCTGTCCGAGATTTTCGCCCGTTCGGTAATCCCTCAACTGCAGCGTCGCCAGCCTACCCCCACCGAGCGGCAGGAAATTGACAACATCCTGCGCCGCAACGGGCTCGACGTGCGCGCCATCACCGTTGAGGCCAACGGCACCGTGATCTACAACGAGCTGGCCCGGCAGTTCGTGGTGCGCCCGGAGCCCGATATCATCGCGCGTAACCACTGGGCCAGTGTGCCGATGGGCGGGACCAACAAGCGCACCTTCCCCCGCTTCGACCGCGGCGGCATCTCCCACACCTGGGGGCGCACCTCCACCACCGCCATTACCGAGAGCGACCCCACCCTGGACACGTTCGAGGTCGAGGTCACCGAACTCAACTCCAAGGTGCCCGTGCCCGATAGTTTTTCCTTGTTCAACGCCCAGGGGCCCAGCTTCATCCAGCGCGTGCTGCTCCCGGCCATGCGAGGAGCGGCCCAGTACGAGGAGGACCGCGCCTTTTTCCTCTCCAACGGGGTGAGCCCTAACCCCACCAAGATCATCGGCCTGCGCAACAAGACCGGCGTGACCGTGGTGGCTTCCTCGGCCAACGGCGACGCCTTCACCCAAGACATCCTCACCAGCCTGCTGCGGGCCATGCCCGTGCGCTACCGCAATGACACCAGCCGCCTGGCCTACTACTTGCCGGTAGCCCTGGCCGATGACTACGGCGACATCCTGGCCGCCCGGCAGACCTCTGGAGGCGATACCTGGCTGCAGCGCTTCGCCAATCAGCCGGGGCCCATGCCTATCGGGGTCCACCGCGGCATCCCCATCTACTCCGTCTCCCATTTGCCCACCAACGAGACCCAGGGCACCAGCAGCAACGCCGCTACCATCTACCTGGTGCACCGCGACATCCCGGTGATCGGGGACGCGCTATCCATTCGCATCGAGCCCTATCGCCGGGAAAACTTCATCGACGTGCTGCAGCTGCAAGGGTTCGTGGGGCTGGGGTACCAGTGGCCGGACGCTATCGTGCGCCGCTCCGGTGTGCTGCCCAAGGTTTAG
- a CDS encoding phage tail tape measure protein, producing the protein MAEQLNLGDLIYHLGFANQDEFLQALQRVLEQAEAKAKSGGGAGGREFGEAFENEAKKALAGTGSQLVRSLGLDAVGVFLGNALYNAFQNALGATKQFIGQSVNEFARYEQGLVQLRLAGEENLGAAAAKIKEIAEASKVFSETDVSLTLGELVKAGFDASTAMELTAKSTNLASAEIDTATGKFLDLTSSAKSVSDILSGLDYNVSQAGRVIDVLGKTSQDSKLSLSDLVPAIASVAGTARGVGLEVEDLGATFAALKDRGIPAAEAATGLRSVINSLIQPPATAKDAFEKLGLVFIKADGSTRSYAEVLQNLNRVVAAGPRGVQLLAQGMDTFALNTAVALGKSSSAIGDFKQNLENASGATEELGNTLKNTALGKFQQLEAEIANTRREIGQNLQPAIALFLENVAGPFARWVGNIAAGFRAASVSVRDYRQEIEAVRNGTAPINTQTRLLREAVQQLEKTTSKEGQPLKVGPITVGRFFVTGSLEGDLKLLEEQRKRLQEAEAKLQAANAKTPPPRKEPPPSPKPLAIPDEDPVIRQARELQDQLKILQYRYTLGRLSAEQYRAELEKLQRQLQALEKAATTTERKSAVLGGLTDIRKTLEDISRSDFETRIKALSDELERQKRLFADTRDINQYAGALASVEKKAQTLGKTATTEQAKKSVRELLDQIATGRKELQKTLEEGGTQAAEVLSEQARARLQAIYGDGIQATIAAVRRSYPDFKSAFEDLLKDGLKFDDAQMLAALAFPSSFLEGLAETWGEGLSTAAQRAGERALDEFYQIPERLQKQTDAVLLRLRVSEMSPEELLGLSPQLLEKYVKELEQYGIDAENEIDRLRTAIATLTADPAVIERAIRESAEYGDEIVKTGRKVADGTDYARTGLDEFRKSLEALAAAAGTPLAAIQQLAVLEGNLKDALALGFSSPQEAERAQAQLEVLSGLLDKLSNSLRVTEAPLDRFVRKQGEVRDGLQVTIEGFTYYLDTLEQFAALASNLPDDALIGLFSGLEAEAERGNEQARALLETLRQIILARGQAFGEAPNLGATDYRKLEREGYGMDQGREAFEKDRQKREDDAQKQLEQFEAQLTDIALSFPKALVSGILSGDVAGALKQALGSATDFFLNKMLEAILGPIAEEFSKVIAKQGLGAALGGSSILGALGPIGLAVGAGLLLFDFLFNKPQPASEKAAAERSSLQSSTPSITYNVEAVLNATLQGDLKDPATRAELRGLMRQVALDVLKEVQLVK; encoded by the coding sequence GTGGCCGAGCAGCTGAACCTGGGAGACCTCATCTATCATCTGGGATTTGCCAACCAGGATGAGTTTCTGCAGGCTCTGCAACGAGTGCTTGAGCAGGCTGAGGCCAAGGCCAAATCGGGCGGAGGCGCCGGAGGCCGCGAGTTCGGGGAGGCGTTCGAAAACGAGGCCAAAAAAGCCCTCGCCGGAACCGGGTCGCAGCTGGTGCGCTCGCTGGGGCTGGACGCCGTTGGGGTGTTCCTCGGCAACGCCCTGTATAACGCATTCCAAAATGCGCTGGGCGCGACCAAACAGTTCATCGGGCAGTCCGTAAACGAGTTTGCCCGCTATGAACAGGGGTTAGTCCAGCTGAGGCTGGCTGGCGAGGAGAACCTGGGGGCCGCCGCCGCCAAGATCAAGGAGATTGCGGAAGCTTCGAAAGTCTTCAGCGAGACCGACGTAAGCCTCACCCTGGGTGAGCTGGTCAAAGCTGGATTCGACGCCAGCACCGCGATGGAGCTGACGGCTAAATCCACCAACCTGGCCAGCGCGGAAATCGACACCGCCACCGGCAAATTCCTTGACCTCACCAGCTCGGCCAAGTCGGTCTCGGACATCCTCTCTGGCCTGGACTACAACGTCAGTCAGGCCGGGCGGGTCATTGACGTGCTGGGCAAAACCTCGCAGGACTCCAAACTGTCGCTCTCCGACCTGGTCCCGGCCATTGCCAGCGTCGCGGGGACGGCTAGAGGGGTGGGCCTCGAGGTCGAGGACCTGGGGGCGACCTTCGCCGCGCTCAAAGATCGGGGTATCCCCGCCGCCGAAGCGGCCACCGGGCTGCGTTCAGTCATCAACTCGCTGATTCAGCCCCCGGCTACAGCTAAAGACGCGTTTGAAAAGTTGGGGCTCGTCTTCATCAAAGCCGACGGGAGCACCCGCAGCTACGCCGAGGTGCTGCAAAACCTCAACCGGGTGGTAGCCGCCGGGCCCAGGGGGGTTCAGCTATTGGCCCAGGGGATGGACACCTTCGCGCTCAACACCGCCGTGGCCCTGGGCAAATCCTCGAGCGCCATTGGCGACTTCAAACAGAATCTGGAGAACGCCAGCGGGGCCACCGAGGAGCTGGGGAATACCCTGAAAAACACGGCCCTAGGGAAATTCCAACAACTCGAGGCCGAAATCGCTAACACCCGGCGAGAGATTGGGCAAAACCTGCAGCCCGCCATCGCCCTGTTCCTGGAGAACGTGGCAGGGCCGTTCGCCCGCTGGGTGGGGAATATCGCCGCCGGATTCCGCGCCGCTTCCGTATCGGTGCGGGACTACCGCCAGGAGATCGAGGCTGTTCGGAACGGCACCGCGCCGATTAACACCCAAACTCGCCTACTGCGCGAGGCCGTGCAGCAGCTCGAAAAAACCACCAGTAAAGAAGGGCAGCCGCTAAAGGTTGGACCGATCACGGTAGGGCGCTTTTTCGTGACTGGCTCGCTCGAGGGCGACCTAAAGCTGCTCGAGGAACAGCGCAAAAGACTGCAGGAAGCCGAAGCGAAACTGCAAGCGGCTAACGCCAAAACGCCGCCCCCGCGTAAGGAGCCCCCGCCGTCCCCAAAACCGCTCGCCATTCCCGACGAAGACCCGGTGATCAGGCAGGCCAGAGAGCTGCAGGACCAGCTAAAGATTCTCCAGTATCGCTACACCCTGGGCCGACTTTCCGCTGAGCAATACCGCGCCGAGTTAGAGAAGCTGCAACGCCAGCTGCAGGCTCTGGAGAAGGCGGCCACCACCACCGAGCGCAAATCTGCGGTGCTGGGCGGGCTAACTGACATTAGGAAGACCCTTGAGGATATTTCCAGGTCAGATTTTGAAACTCGCATAAAGGCCCTCAGCGACGAACTCGAGCGGCAGAAAAGGCTTTTTGCCGATACCCGTGATATCAACCAGTATGCGGGCGCGTTGGCGAGCGTGGAGAAAAAAGCTCAAACTCTGGGCAAAACCGCCACCACGGAGCAGGCCAAAAAAAGCGTCCGCGAACTGCTCGACCAGATCGCCACAGGCCGGAAGGAGTTGCAAAAAACCCTCGAGGAAGGCGGCACCCAAGCGGCAGAAGTTCTCTCGGAGCAGGCCCGAGCTCGCCTGCAAGCCATCTATGGCGATGGGATACAAGCCACCATCGCCGCCGTGCGCCGCAGCTATCCCGACTTCAAGAGCGCGTTTGAAGACCTGCTCAAAGACGGCTTGAAGTTTGACGATGCCCAAATGCTGGCCGCCCTGGCATTCCCCTCTAGCTTTTTGGAAGGGCTGGCAGAGACCTGGGGGGAGGGGCTCAGCACCGCCGCCCAGCGGGCCGGGGAACGGGCCCTGGATGAGTTTTACCAGATCCCTGAGCGGCTGCAGAAACAGACCGATGCGGTGCTGCTCCGGCTGCGGGTGAGCGAGATGAGCCCTGAGGAGCTGTTGGGGCTCTCGCCGCAACTGCTGGAAAAGTATGTCAAGGAACTCGAGCAGTACGGGATAGACGCGGAAAACGAGATCGACCGGCTCAGGACGGCCATCGCCACCCTCACCGCTGATCCCGCCGTAATTGAGCGGGCCATACGGGAGAGTGCTGAGTACGGCGACGAGATTGTAAAAACCGGGCGCAAGGTGGCCGACGGCACCGACTACGCCCGCACCGGGCTGGATGAGTTCAGGAAGTCTCTGGAGGCCCTGGCCGCCGCGGCGGGCACCCCGCTAGCGGCCATCCAGCAGCTAGCCGTGCTCGAGGGGAACCTCAAGGACGCGCTGGCCCTGGGATTCAGCTCTCCCCAGGAAGCCGAGCGGGCTCAAGCCCAGCTCGAGGTCCTCTCCGGCTTGCTCGACAAGCTTAGCAATTCTCTGCGAGTCACCGAGGCTCCCCTCGACCGCTTCGTTCGCAAGCAGGGGGAGGTACGGGACGGCTTGCAGGTGACCATCGAGGGATTCACCTACTACCTCGACACCCTCGAGCAGTTCGCGGCCCTCGCAAGCAATCTCCCCGATGATGCGCTCATCGGGCTATTTAGCGGCCTCGAGGCTGAGGCCGAGCGGGGCAACGAGCAAGCTAGGGCGCTACTCGAAACGCTGCGGCAGATCATCCTGGCTAGGGGCCAGGCGTTTGGCGAGGCCCCCAACCTGGGGGCCACCGATTATCGCAAGCTCGAGCGCGAGGGTTACGGCATGGATCAGGGCCGTGAGGCGTTCGAGAAAGACCGCCAGAAACGAGAAGATGATGCTCAAAAACAGCTTGAGCAATTCGAGGCCCAGCTCACCGATATCGCGCTATCCTTTCCCAAAGCCCTGGTAAGCGGGATTCTCTCCGGGGACGTGGCGGGGGCCCTAAAGCAAGCGCTGGGCTCGGCCACCGACTTCTTCCTCAACAAGATGCTGGAAGCCATCCTGGGGCCCATAGCCGAAGAGTTCTCCAAAGTCATCGCCAAGCAGGGACTAGGGGCGGCGCTGGGCGGCTCATCCATTCTAGGGGCATTAGGGCCCATCGGGCTGGCGGTGGGGGCCGGGCTGCTGCTCTTCGACTTCCTCTTCAACAAACCCCAGCCCGCATCAGAAAAAGCCGCCGCTGAACGCTCGAGCTTGCAATCCTCAACCCCCTCCATCACCTACAACGTCGAGGCCGTCCTGAACGCCACGCTGCAGGGGGATCTCAAAGACCCGGCGACTCGGGCCGAGTTGCGCGGCCTGATGCGCCAGGTGGCGCTAGATGTGCTCAAGGAGGTGCAACTCGTCAAATGA
- a CDS encoding N-acetylmuramoyl-L-alanine amidase, translating into MRIVLDPGHGNFPGPGYDPGVVGPPPLRRHEAAAALEQALSCRMLLEQAGHDVYLTRNGQGISGKPDLAWRVRFAANLRADLFVSIHFNMIGGGGLVYHAPGAASERFARGLARRAGLSRVWPSSDSRFGGLYIDAFPDARPAVLWEVDGIERAPLPGALGRGARLRLAAVLVQAVKDL; encoded by the coding sequence TTGCGGATCGTTTTGGACCCCGGACACGGCAATTTCCCTGGGCCCGGCTACGACCCTGGGGTGGTAGGCCCCCCGCCGTTACGGCGCCACGAAGCGGCAGCGGCGCTCGAGCAGGCCCTCTCCTGCCGGATGCTGCTCGAGCAGGCGGGGCACGACGTGTATCTCACCCGCAACGGGCAGGGTATCTCGGGCAAGCCGGACTTGGCCTGGCGGGTGCGCTTTGCGGCCAATCTGCGGGCCGATCTATTCGTGAGTATCCACTTCAACATGATCGGCGGGGGTGGGCTGGTCTACCACGCGCCGGGGGCTGCTTCGGAGCGCTTCGCCAGGGGGCTGGCCCGGAGGGCCGGGCTCTCGAGGGTGTGGCCCTCGAGCGATTCGCGCTTTGGCGGGCTCTACATAGACGCCTTCCCGGACGCCCGCCCGGCCGTGCTGTGGGAAGTGGACGGCATCGAGCGCGCGCCGCTGCCGGGGGCGCTAGGGCGGGGCGCCAGACTCCGGCTGGCAGCGGTGCTAGTCCAGGCAGTGAAGGACTTATAA
- a CDS encoding IS701-like element ISMesi2 family transposase, whose protein sequence is MLSQASPKGVMPMNPPKCDDLDYIHFLIAAQRVFTCTEAARCSPKEKSPPAHDAFTRLLQRQPPDTAALWQEAKAFVKLREGLLILDDTTLDKPYARDMDLVSYHWSGKHQRVVRGIALMTLLWTEGQALIPCDFRVYDKPQDGKSKNDHFQTMLQKAKERGFQPEYVLMDSWYASLENLKAIVSFGWRFLTRLKGNRLVNPEGKGNVPIREVEIPGEGRVVHLRGFGFVRVFRTLSKDGEAEYWATNHLGMSEEKRAELERQGWGIEVYHRGLKQCCGVERAQVRKAVSILRHLLLALRAFLRLEVYRLRRGVSWYEAKASIVREAIRSYLAHPLHILQPTA, encoded by the coding sequence GTGCTTAGCCAAGCTTCTCCAAAGGGGGTGATGCCCATGAACCCACCGAAGTGCGATGACCTGGACTACATCCACTTTCTCATCGCCGCTCAGCGGGTCTTCACCTGTACCGAGGCCGCTCGCTGTAGTCCAAAGGAGAAGAGCCCTCCCGCCCATGATGCCTTTACCCGCCTGCTGCAAAGACAGCCGCCCGACACGGCGGCGCTGTGGCAGGAGGCCAAGGCCTTCGTGAAGCTCAGGGAGGGGCTGCTGATCCTGGACGACACCACCCTGGATAAGCCCTACGCTCGGGACATGGATCTGGTGAGTTACCACTGGAGCGGCAAACACCAAAGGGTGGTTAGGGGCATCGCCCTCATGACCCTGCTGTGGACGGAGGGGCAGGCCCTGATCCCCTGCGACTTTCGGGTCTACGACAAGCCCCAGGATGGGAAGAGCAAAAACGACCACTTTCAGACCATGCTCCAGAAAGCGAAGGAGCGGGGGTTTCAGCCGGAATATGTCCTGATGGACAGCTGGTATGCCAGCTTGGAGAACCTCAAGGCCATAGTCAGCTTTGGCTGGCGGTTTCTGACGCGGCTGAAGGGCAACCGCCTGGTCAACCCGGAGGGGAAGGGAAATGTACCCATCCGTGAGGTGGAAATCCCTGGGGAGGGGAGGGTGGTTCATCTTCGGGGTTTTGGGTTCGTGAGGGTGTTCCGAACGCTCTCCAAGGACGGGGAGGCGGAGTACTGGGCCACGAACCATCTGGGGATGAGCGAAGAGAAGCGGGCGGAGTTAGAGCGGCAAGGATGGGGGATCGAAGTGTACCATCGGGGGCTCAAGCAGTGCTGTGGGGTGGAGCGGGCCCAGGTGAGGAAGGCGGTCTCCATCCTGCGGCACCTCCTCCTGGCTTTGCGGGCCTTCCTCCGGCTGGAGGTCTACCGGCTGCGCAGGGGGGTGAGCTGGTACGAGGCCAAGGCGTCCATTGTTCGCGAGGCAATACGAAGTTATCTCGCCCATCCCCTCCACATCCTTCAGCCAACTGCGTAA